The window ATAAGTTCCCTGTCGATCATAAAAATACCGGCACCTTTGCCATCTATCATTTTTAATTGTTCTAGCAACCCTTGAGCAGTGGCTTCCTCTTCCACTTGTTCTTTGACAAACCACTGCAGCATATTTACTGTAGCGTGGTCTTTTTCTTCATAGCTTATATCTACAATGTTATTTATAGAATCAGTTATAAATTTTTCGTGGTCACAAGTTTCTTCGAATACCTCAATAACATCCTTCCAGTCTAATTTGACTTCACCGATAGGTTTAAGCTTGGCTCTTCCCCCTCTTTCCATGATATAGTCAAATATTTTCATTCCATGACTTACCTCTTCTTGATATTGAACTCTCATGAAGTTTGCAAAACCGTTTAGATTCTTTTTTGAAAAATAAGAACTCATTGAAAGGTAAAGGTAGGCAGAATAAAATTCTTTGTTGACTTGTTCGTTAAGTAGATCTTCTACTCTTTTGTTCATTAAGATTTACCCCCATAGTTTTATTTATTTTTATCTCCATAAGCTGTAGAGATTCTAAATTTTTCCAGTGTATACTAAAAATGGAAATTATAAACTAAATATCCATCAAGAATTTTTAAGGCATTCTTTGCATATTCCTTTGAAGTAAAGATGGTGCTCATTTATCTGAAACTGATCTAGACTGCTGATATCTATTTTTTTAGTGTCTATGTCAACGTCATAGAGCTTATTGCACTTTTCACATTTAAAATGCCCATGGATATCAACATCTGCATCATACCTTGTTTCATTCTCCTCGATAACTATAACCACTGCTATATTTTTTTCTACAAAAAGGTTTAGTGTATTGTAGACAGTTGTTTTAGAGAGTGTGGGTATTTCATGGGATAATGACCTATAGATAGTATCCACAGTGGGATGGTTTCTATGGGTAATCAGATAGTCAAATATCTTCATTCTTTGATATGAGGGTTTTATATTATGGCTTTTGAGGTACGCCCCTATATCTTCAATATGTAATTTCATAAACCCCCCCCTATTTAAATAAACTAAACCAGCCCAGCCATACAAAATTGTAACCATTTCACTATTGATAATATACTAGTTGTTGAAAGATGTCAAGTAAATATAACCTTCAATAAAAACAGACTAGTAAATTATACTCTGATTACATATAATTTCCTTTGTGTGTCAGATAATTTTTTTAACCATATAAAATCGGTCTACCCCATCTCCATATTCACTATTTTGAATATTTTTAATAATATACCCCATCTTTTTATAAAGTCCCACAGCACTTTTGTTTTCAGGAGCTACAGTCAGGCTTATTTTTTCCATACCCTTTTCTCTGAAATACTCGGTACCTCTGTTAATAAGCTCTTTTGCACAGCCTCTACCACGGAATTCTTCTCTTGTGGAGACTCCGAAAAGATATATTTCTTTTGAGTCAAATTTATGGATAAATTCTATTGCACTGACTACAATTTCTTTGTCTACTAGTGCAAAAACCTTACCATACCTCACAAGAGGCTTCAGCGTCCATATATCAATTCCGCCGTTATCACCGAAAGTTTTATTTTCAAGGTCTAATATTCCATTTATTATTTTTATGTCATCTCCTTGAACCTCTATAAATTCCATTCGTTCTTTCCACCTCCTTTTAATATTCAATATCACAAAGATAAAGCCCCGAACCATCAGCTACAATTTTTTCATCTTTGCTCTCTGGGTTATTTAGTTTATTTACCAGATAGTTTTTCGGTCTTTTTTCAAAATATACAGCAAGGGCTGTTCCCATTATTATTCGTATCTGAGATTTTAGAAAGGCATTTCCCTTTATATATACACCTACTTTATTCTCCCCCTTAGAGTAACATCTTATCTCTGAAATATCTCTCACAGGACTCTTTCCAGCGCAGTCAGAGAGCCGAAATCCTTCAAAATTATGTCTACCAATAAGGGGCTCAAGAATTTTCTGAAGTTTTTCCGGGTTTACTTTTCCCTTAACATATGACACATATTTTGTCTCAAATGCAGTTCTCTCCCACCCCATGACGTATTCATAAGCCCTTGACTTGGCAGAAAAACGTGCATGAAACTCTTCTGGCACCTGCTTCATACTGTGTATTTTTATATCCTCTGGAATCAGGTTTTTTACTGCAAATTCAAGTCTGTCTAGTGGGATCTTTGAAGAGGTGAAGAAATTTGATACCTGCATATAGGCGTGAACTCCCCTGTCTGTCCTTCCAGAAGAGGTAAGGTTTATCTCTTCTTTCAGAACCACTTTCAAGGCAGACTCTATCTCTCCTTGGACAGTTCTAGCATTGGGTTGTCTTTGGAATCCGAAAAAACCGCTTCCATCATATTCGTACTCTATTTTTATATTTTTCATTATTTTCCTCCGGAATTTCCAAAAATTTTACCAATTCATAAAAAAGTTGGTAAATATTATGGAAAATATAGTGATCTACTTTTCTTTGATGACGTCTGAAATGTTCTTTTGATTCTATCTCAAAAGGTTTTGCAATATATACTCTGGTAAAAAAATCAGCCCTTCTAGCACAAATTTGAATTCATTATACCATATTTTCCAAATCATCCAATTTCCCTTTAAATATAAAGAAAAAGTTGGGATGATTTTATTTAAGAGGATGTTTTGCTCATTTAGCTGTATATATATATTAGAGCTAATAAAAATAGATTGAGGAGGTTTTGACATGCCTAGAAATATCCCTCTTGGAAACGGGAATATGCTGGTAGCCTTTGACAAGGATTACCGACTGAGAGAGTTTTTCTTTCCCTATGTAGGGGAGGAAAATCATACCAACGGCAACAAGTTTATGATGGGAGTGTGGATAGAGGAGGATTTTCACTGGATAGATTCCTCCTGGATAGATTCTATGAAATATATAGAGGACACCCTTGTGACCCAGGTAATATTGAAAAAAGAGCAGCTCGATCTAGAACTGCTAATCAACGACTGCGTGGATTTTCATGAAAATGTGTATATGAAAAAAATAACTGTTACAAATCTGTCCCAGAGAGAACGTCTGATAAAGATCTTTTTTACTCAGGATTTTAGTATATTGGGAAATGAGATAGGTGATACAGCGGTGTACCGTCCGGAAAACAAAACCCTGCTTCATTATAAATCCAACCGATATTTTCTCATAAATATCTTCGGAAAAGAGGGTCCGGGTATAGCCAACTTTGCCATAGGAAGTAAGGGAAAAAACAACTTAGAAGGGACATTCAAGGACGCTGAAGATGGAAAGCTCGGTGGCAATCCCATAGAGCAGGGAAGCGTGGATTCTGTTGTGGGGTCTGAAATCACTCTTTCTCCAGTGTCGTCTGGGAGTTTTTATTATTATATATGTGCAGGAAAGTGTTGGGGTGACGTAAACACTCTTAATTCCGTGGTGATAGAGAAGACTCCCCAGGAGATAATAAGGCGGACAGCAAACTATTGGAAACTATGGGTATCCAAGGAGCCTCTCCCCTTGGATAAACTTCCGGAAATGATATCCTCTATCTATAGGAAAAGTCTTCTGATACTGAGGACTCAGCTGGACAACGGGGGAGGGATCTTAGCCGCAAACGATTCTGATGTGATGCAGTACAACAGGGACACCTACAGCTATATCTGGCCCAGGGACGGGGCTCTCGTGGCGCACTCTCTAGATCTGGCAGGTTACGGCGTCCTGAGCTCAAATTTTTACAAATTCTGCGAAGGGGTGATCTGTGAGGATGGATTTCTCTTTCATAAATATACTCCCTCTGGAAATGTGGGAAGCTCCTGGCATCCGTGGGTCATAGACGGTAAAAAACAGCTTCCTATTCAGGAGGATGAAACAGCTCTGGTGCTTTGGGCACTTTGGGAGCATTTTAAAAAATACAGAGACATAGAGTTCATAAAACCATTGTACAAAAGGCTCATAAAGAACTGCGCTTATTTTCTCTGCAGCTATAGAGACCGAGTAACCAAGCTTCCAAGGGAGAGTTACGACTTGTGGGAGGAGAGACTTGGGGTGCACGCATTTACAGTGGCTTCGGTATATGGCGGCATGATCGCTGCTGCAAACTTTGCAAAAGCCTTCGGCGAGATTGATGTATCAGAACACTACAGAAATTCCGCCCAGGATATAAAGGAAAGCTTTGAAAAATATATGTATATTGGGGAGGAAAATCGGTTTGCGAGGATGTCTAGATTTGAAAATGGAAAACTAGTATACCTTGACAAAACTGTAGATGCAAGCCTCTACTCGATTTTTGCCTTCGGGATGTACAGTGCCAAAGATGAAAAAGTGGCTGGAACGATGGAGAGCATCATGAAAAAACTGTGGTGCAACACTGAGGTCGGAGGAATAGCCCGTTATGAAGATGACCCTTATTACAGAATCTCCAATGAAACCACAGGAAATCCTTGGTTTATAACTACCCTCTGGATGGCACTCTATTATATAGAGACAGGGGATCAGGGGAAGGCACTGGAGCTTTTGCAATGGGTGGCGTCGAGGTCCCTAGAAAGCGGAGTGCTTTCTGAGCAGGTAAACCCCTATACCAACGCCCCTTTATCAGTATCACCCCTCACCTGGAGCCACGCCACATATGTGCATGCAGTGCTAAAATATTTGGAAAAATTCTACAACTGCAATATATTCAATGAACTTAGATAGGTGATAATTAAATTTGAAAGGGTAGGATTCTCTCAGTTGTTGCCTATTTGTAAAAATTATATTTTTTCTAAACTCAGTGAAAATTTCGTTGTATAATATGAAAAATATTATTATGGAAAAGGGGAGTTTTTATGTACAGGCTGGCAGAGGTGAAATACAAGGATATTCTTTATATAGAAGACCTGAAGATTCTTCCCCAGAAGATAAGCTGCATCATAGGTGAAAGCGGCGGAGGAAAGACAACTCTTATAAAGCTTTTAAACAAGATGATAAGTTCCACTTCTGGGGATATTTTTTATAAAAAAAATCTCTCAGAAAAACTGATTCGGTTGAATTGAGGAGGGAAGTTGTGATGCTTTCCCAGTCTCCCGGTATATTTCCAGGGAGTGTGAAAGACAATCTTTTGATAGGACTGAAGTTTTCAGAAAAAGACCCTGCCTTTATTGCCACTTATCCAGTTTGGACTCTTGCGCGAATTAATATATAATATATTTAAATTAATATTAAGGAGCAACGATATGACTAGAAGAAGATACTCTATGGAAGAAAAAGAAAGGATATTGGAAGAAGTTAAACTTGTTAAGAATAGAAGAGCCGCGGCAGCTAAGTATAATTTGGCTGAAAGTACCATCAGAGGGTGGGAAAAAAAGCTGTCTCAGAAAGAATTTGGGCAACAGAAAGATTTAAGTAAAATCAATAAAACCCTTGAGACTGAAAATAAGGCACTGAAGGAAATTTCTGCTGAAAAAGATCTTGAGATCAAGATTTTGAAGGATATGTTAAAAAAGATGTAACCACTATTTTTAAGTATCAAGTAGCAAAGCATTAGATTGACGAGGGTAATAAACCGTCCTTAGTCCTGAGAATAGTGGGGGTACCTAAGTCTACTTACTACTATTACAAAGACAAACAGAAAAAATCTAAAACAGTGAAACCTAAAATAGCGGGCGCGAAGGCCAAAGGATATAGCTTTAACTTTAAAAATGAAAGAGTTTCAGATGATGAGATCAAAGATCTTTTAAAAAATTATGATGAAACCAGAGAGTGTGCATATGGATATCGAAAGAGAGCTCATGCAGTGAAAAGAGATTGGGGAATAATTATTAATCATAAGAAGGCTTATCGGCTATGTAAAGAATTAAAACTTCTCCAAAAGTATCTACCTCAGCCCAAAGAAAAAAGGTTCTAGCTACAAGTAAAAAGGTCAAATCATCAAACAAATTATGGAAATAGACGTGGAGTATGGATATATCCATGGAATCGAAAGATTATTCTACGTTTATGAAATTATCGATGTTTTGATAGAAGTATAATTGATTACCACATCGGGTTCTCCTGTACTGCGGAAGATGTTTGCAACTCTTTAAATTAGAGCTGTGAACAGGAGATTAGAAATCATACCTGAGGAACTCTATATTAGAAGTGACAACGGGTCACAGTTTATTAGCAAATTGTTTTCAGACACTTGCAGATCTCTAGGAATAAATCATGAAAGAATCCCCAATGCTACCCCTGATAAAAATGCTCATATAGAGTCATTTCATAGTATTTTAGAGCGAGAAGCCTTTGGTTATAAGTATTTTGAAAGTTTTCAAGAAGCCTATAAAGAGATGCAGGAATTTATATATTTCTATAATACAAAAATAATTCATGGAAGTTTAAAATATATGACTCCCCAGGAATTCTATGAGAAATACAAAGGAAAAGAATCAGAGGAATTTAAAGTAGCAGTGTAAAACGCGCAAAATAAGGAAATAAGTCCAAGAATTAGGGGGTCAAACTGCTTTTTATAATTCTAGTTGCGCGAAACATCAGTTATTAATCATAAAAATAATCTCCAAACATGATGTTTCTTGATTTGTACGATAAGGAAATGAATTTTCCTCTAATTTCCTCCAATCACATTTAAAATTAAACTTAGTCATATTCAATAAATACAACTCCTATAACCTCAAGGAAGACATAGTTAAAACTTACTCAATATAACCCTAGAATCTTCCTCAGCTTCCTCTATCAGGTCAGGGCTGAATCCAGATTTAGAAAATAATATAAAATATTCTTCCCTGTTGTTATTTTTCCATTTAACTTTTTTTGCTTTTTCCTTCAATGCAAATAATACACTTAATCCCACATGTTTTTTAGACCACTTGCACTCTCCAAAGATAATTTCTTTCTCTCCTAGTCCCACTACATCTATCTCTTCATTCTTACTCCACCATCTCCCAACCTTGCTTATGGGAAATTTTATCTCTTCGTGAGCTATTAGACTTTCTAAGCACAATCTTTCATATGCCTTAGAAACCCATAAATCAAAGGTTGAAGATATTTTTTCCAATGGATATTTCAAATTCTCTATCTCCAAATAACTCTGATAAGGATATACATAGTTAAACCAAAATGCTAAATAATTATCTTTTATATAATAGAGACTTTTCTTACTGTTATCTATATTTTCAGTTATAGGTACTTCCCTTTCTAATATATCTAGATCTATCAATTTTGATAAATATGGGCTCAGG is drawn from uncultured Ilyobacter sp. and contains these coding sequences:
- a CDS encoding Fur family transcriptional regulator — protein: MKLHIEDIGAYLKSHNIKPSYQRMKIFDYLITHRNHPTVDTIYRSLSHEIPTLSKTTVYNTLNLFVEKNIAVVIVIEENETRYDADVDIHGHFKCEKCNKLYDVDIDTKKIDISSLDQFQINEHHLYFKGICKECLKNS
- a CDS encoding transposase, with protein sequence MTRRRYSMEEKERILEEVKLVKNRRAAAAKYNLAESTIRGWEKKLSQKEFGQQKDLSKINKTLETENKALKEISAEKDLEIKILKDMLKKM
- the truA gene encoding tRNA pseudouridine(38-40) synthase TruA codes for the protein MKNIKIEYEYDGSGFFGFQRQPNARTVQGEIESALKVVLKEEINLTSSGRTDRGVHAYMQVSNFFTSSKIPLDRLEFAVKNLIPEDIKIHSMKQVPEEFHARFSAKSRAYEYVMGWERTAFETKYVSYVKGKVNPEKLQKILEPLIGRHNFEGFRLSDCAGKSPVRDISEIRCYSKGENKVGVYIKGNAFLKSQIRIIMGTALAVYFEKRPKNYLVNKLNNPESKDEKIVADGSGLYLCDIEY
- a CDS encoding N-acetyltransferase, coding for MEFIEVQGDDIKIINGILDLENKTFGDNGGIDIWTLKPLVRYGKVFALVDKEIVVSAIEFIHKFDSKEIYLFGVSTREEFRGRGCAKELINRGTEYFREKGMEKISLTVAPENKSAVGLYKKMGYIIKNIQNSEYGDGVDRFYMVKKII
- a CDS encoding glycoside hydrolase family 15 protein, translating into MPRNIPLGNGNMLVAFDKDYRLREFFFPYVGEENHTNGNKFMMGVWIEEDFHWIDSSWIDSMKYIEDTLVTQVILKKEQLDLELLINDCVDFHENVYMKKITVTNLSQRERLIKIFFTQDFSILGNEIGDTAVYRPENKTLLHYKSNRYFLINIFGKEGPGIANFAIGSKGKNNLEGTFKDAEDGKLGGNPIEQGSVDSVVGSEITLSPVSSGSFYYYICAGKCWGDVNTLNSVVIEKTPQEIIRRTANYWKLWVSKEPLPLDKLPEMISSIYRKSLLILRTQLDNGGGILAANDSDVMQYNRDTYSYIWPRDGALVAHSLDLAGYGVLSSNFYKFCEGVICEDGFLFHKYTPSGNVGSSWHPWVIDGKKQLPIQEDETALVLWALWEHFKKYRDIEFIKPLYKRLIKNCAYFLCSYRDRVTKLPRESYDLWEERLGVHAFTVASVYGGMIAAANFAKAFGEIDVSEHYRNSAQDIKESFEKYMYIGEENRFARMSRFENGKLVYLDKTVDASLYSIFAFGMYSAKDEKVAGTMESIMKKLWCNTEVGGIARYEDDPYYRISNETTGNPWFITTLWMALYYIETGDQGKALELLQWVASRSLESGVLSEQVNPYTNAPLSVSPLTWSHATYVHAVLKYLEKFYNCNIFNELR
- a CDS encoding ferritin, whose amino-acid sequence is MNKRVEDLLNEQVNKEFYSAYLYLSMSSYFSKKNLNGFANFMRVQYQEEVSHGMKIFDYIMERGGRAKLKPIGEVKLDWKDVIEVFEETCDHEKFITDSINNIVDISYEEKDHATVNMLQWFVKEQVEEEATAQGLLEQLKMIDGKGAGIFMIDRELMARTFVDSTQEA
- a CDS encoding transposase, with translation MGVPKSTYYYYKDKQKKSKTVKPKIAGAKAKGYSFNFKNERVSDDEIKDLLKNYDETRECAYGYRKRAHAVKRDWGIIINHKKAYRLCKELKLLQKYLPQPKEKRF
- a CDS encoding integrase core domain-containing protein, translating into MNRRLEIIPEELYIRSDNGSQFISKLFSDTCRSLGINHERIPNATPDKNAHIESFHSILEREAFGYKYFESFQEAYKEMQEFIYFYNTKIIHGSLKYMTPQEFYEKYKGKESEEFKVAV
- a CDS encoding ATP-binding cassette domain-containing protein, with product MYRLAEVKYKDILYIEDLKILPQKISCIIGESGGGKTTLIKLLNKMISSTSGDIFYKKNLSEKLIRLN